DNA from Syntrophales bacterium:
TCAGGCATTTTTTGCTGCAAAAAACTCTCTGACAGATTCATTTTATCGCGGCGAAATTTTTTGTCTCTAATCAAACAGGGGAGGCTACTGGATGATTCGTTTCCTGCGTGATCCTTGGCGACAATCCTGATATTTATCTGACCGTTTCTTGCGTGGATGGGAAGGGCAAAATAGGTAATGATACAGGATTTACCGAAAAGGGTGATGGGGTATCCCGGAGAAAAGTGATTTTCAACCTGGACCCCACTTGTTGAAACCGGTTCAGATGTCCTGTAAAGGATAACGCAGGCGCCGCCGGGATTGATATTATTCACAGGATTGAGCGGGTATATCTGTGGTGGTGTTAAATCAATGTTTACATGTCTTGTAAAGCTGGTCTTATTTTTTCGCAGCGAATAATCAACAGCCGAGATATTGAGTGTGGCCTTACCATCGTGAAGCTTCAGACTTAGAGGATCAATGATAAGAGACAACGATTTCTTTTTTATCCCCTTTTGAGGATAGTCAATGGAGGAAAGAATGGTCGTTTTATTGTCCTGGACGATGGTAATCACCGTATTGCGGAGGCCGCTCTTCTGATCCATAAAGGTAATATCGAAGACATTCTGCCGTCCTATGGCGCTGATATCCTGATTGAATTTAAGAACAGGCTTTTCACCCTCACAGGAGGTCGTGAAGAACCACCAACCCCCTCCAATGGCGGCAACAACCACAAAAACTACAAGAACGATGGTAAAAGGTCGCAGCTTTTTCATGAAACACCTCGTGTAATTGATTGATAATTGAGGTAATTGCAAAAGTCTTGAAATTAAAATGTAGCCGCAAACTTTAGTTTGCGTGTTTTCTTTGTTTTCAATATGTTACAAAACGCAGGCTAAAGCCTGCGGCTACCAGAATTGGACTTTTGCAAGAGCCTCAATTGTTAGCGAAAAAATCTTAATTCGCCCCGGGAGCATCCTTTTTCAGGTCTCTTAATCGGGAGCATCCTTTTTCAGAGGTCTCTTAATAATGATTTTCCGATTGTTTTGCAAGTTAAAAGCGTCTCCCTTCGCTGTTAATCAATTAACTTGATATTGCTTTTTATAACTGTTATTATTTTTAAAAAATATTGAAATACAACCGGTTTTCAACGATGGCTACAAGGAATTGACAGATGTTAAAGGGTAAGAAAATAGTTGTTGGTATAACAGGTGGTATCGCCGCCTACAAATCGGCGGAACTGGTGAGGGAGTTCATCCGGAGGGGGGCTTATGTAAGGGTGATCATGACGAAAAATGCCACGGAATTCATCACACCCCTTACTCTCCAGACGCTCTCAGAAAATCCGGTCTTTTGTGATATGTTTTCTCCGATAAGAGAATCTGAAATAGCTCACATAAGTCTCGCCGAATATGCGGACATCATGGTAATCGCACCGGCAACGGCAAATATCATCGGGAAGATCGCCTCCGGTATCGCGGATAATCTTCTGACAACCACAGTTATAGCCACGAAGGCGCCTGTCCTCATCTGTCCCGCCATGAATGCAAATATGTATACCAATGCTATTGTGAAGGAAAATATAGAAAAACTCGCCTCAAGGGGTTACCTGTTTATCGAACCGGCATACGGGGAACTCGCCTGCAAATCCGAGGGGACGGGAAGACTGGCCGAGGTGTCTGAGATTGTGGAAGAGGTCGAGTCAATCCTGACCGTGAAGGACCTAAGGGGAGAAAGGATACTTATCACCGCAGGTCCTACCCGGGAACCCTTTGACCCGGTAAGGTATATGACCAATTGTTCTTCGGGGAAGATGGGCTATGCCCTGGCACAGATGGCCAGGCGAAGAGGAGCAGAAGTGACCCTCATCAGCGGTCCTTCATCGTTGCCGGTTCCCCGGGGTGTTAAATTCATCCCCATATCAAGCGCCGTTGAGATGAGAGACGCCGTCATGAAAAATCTCGAAGCATCAAACGTTATTATCAAAACCGCTGCGGTGGCCGATTATCGCCCTGCTGTCTATTCCAGCTCCAAGATAAAAAAGCAGGATGGCCCCCTTGCCATCTCTCTGGAGAAGAATCCTGATATTATCTCAGAGGTCGGTAAAAAGAAAGGAAGGCGAATCCTCGTCGGCTTTGCCATGGAATCAGAAAACCTGATAGAAAATGCAAAGGTCAAGATGTTAGAAAAAAATATGGATTTTATCATTGCCAATGATGTGACTAAGGAAGGCGCTGGATTTCAGTCCGATACAAACATTGTCAAGATCTTAAGCCGGGATGGGGAGATAGAGGACCTGCCCATGATGGATAAGACAGAGGTGGCGGACAGGATTCTGGACAGGGTAAAGAAGATGATAGTCCGTAGCTGCAGGCTTTAGCCTGCGTGCGAACCTACGAGAGAAAAGTAGGGTCAGTGAACAGTGGACGATGAGCAGCTTATGGCTAATGCAAGAGAAGAAATGAGGGGAGAACTCCTCAAAATGGCGGGGTCTCTCAAGACCTTTATCCAGTCATTTATGGAGTTCGGTCGACCGCTGTCTTCTCTCTACCTGAAGGGAGAGGGAAATCCCCCCAGCCCCCCTTTGAAAAAGGGGAGTGAGGGGGGATTTTCAAGTGAGAAATCGCCCTCCCTTACCCTCGAAGAGGTGAGGAGGGAAATCGGCGATTGCCAGAGATGCCCTCTCTGCCGGGTCAGAACCAATCTCGTTTTTGGTGAGGGTAACCCGCAGGCGAATCTCGTGTTCGTCGGTGAGGCGCCAGGGGAAGATGAAGACAGGCAGGGGAGACCGTTTGTGGGGCGTGCTGGTCAGCTTCTCACCAAGATCATTACAGCCATGAAATTGACGAGAGAAGATGTTTATATATGCAACATCTTGAAATGCCGACCACCGGGGAATCGGAACCCAAAGCTGGATGAAATCGAGGCGTGTGAGCCTTTTCTGATCAGGCAGCTTGAAGCGATAAGACCTAAGATAATCTGTGCCCTCGGTACCTCTGCGGCCCATACCCTGCTCAAAACAGATGTTCCCATTACAGTCCTGCGCGGGAAATTTCATGCGTATCATAGCATAAAACTTATGCCCACGTATCATCCCGCCTACCTTTTGAGGAATCCCGGCGCAAAAAAGCAGGTGTGGGAAGACGTTAAGATGATTATGGAGGGCCTCGCCTGACCTGCAACCCCAGATCATTCACCAGCCTTTTGTGAGGTAAAGTAATGCTAAGCAGAAGAATCGGGATACTTACCTTGATTTTCACCTTAATGCTCTTTTCCGTCTGGCTACCGTCTCCGTCTTACGGAAAAGATAAAGCCCCCTCCCCTGTTTTTGATGTTATTACGGTCAGTTCCGCCATTACGCCGCCGGTTGCCGAATACATCCTCCAGAACATCAATGAAGCGGCAAAAGGAGGGGCGGAGGGCTTGATCATCCTTCTCGATACACCGGGGGGGCTGGACCTGGCCATGAGGGACATCGTAAAAGGTCTCCTCAATGCCCCCCTTCCCGTTATCGTTTTTGTCTTTCCCTCCGGTGCCAGGGCGGCCTCGGCAGGGGCGATTATCACAGTTGCCGCGAATGTTGCCGCCATGGCCCCCGGTACAAACATCGGGGCGGCTCACCCGGTCGGTCTCGGCATTGGTAAGATGGATAAAACAATGATTAAAAAAGTGGAAAACGACGCCGTAGCCTACGCCAAGAGTATCGTGAAAAAAAGGGGACGAAATGAGAAATGGGTGGAAAGGGCGGTCAGGAAAAGTGAATCCATCACAGCCGAAGAGGCGCTCAAGCTCGGGGTGATTGATTTCGTTGCCGCTGACCTGAATCAACTGTTAGAACAGGCTGACAATAAGGAGATAACCCTCCCTGCGGGAAAAAGTATCCTGAAAACAAAAGGGGCCGTCATCAATGATAAAAAGATGGGAATGCGGCACAGGATACTGTCTGCCTTGAGCGATCCCAATATCGCCTATATCCTTCTGCTGTTGGGTCTTGCCGGTCTCTATTTTGAGCTTGCCCATCCGGGTGTCATATTTCCAGGCGTAATCGGCGGTATTTCCCTCATCCTTGCATTTTTTGCCTTGCAGACCCTGTCAGTCAATTATGCGGGTGTTCTTCTCATTCTGCTCGGTATCATCCTTTTTATTGCAGAAGTCAAGGTGGTCAGCCATGGTATTCTTACCATTGGAGGCATCATTTCTCTGATGATAGGCTCTTTAATGCTCTTTGAATCTCCTGATCCCGCTCTCAGGGTGTCACTAAAGGTGATGATGCCGGCACTTGCGATTATCTCCTTGTTTTTTGCCGGTGTTATAGCCCTTGCCCTTAAGGCCCAGATGAGGAAACGTCATACAGGAAAGGAGGGTACGGTAGGTAGGGAAGGTAGAGCGATTACCGATGTCTATGAAGAGGGAAAGGTTTTTATCAAGGGCGAGTACTGGAATGCATTCAGTGATAAATTGGTCGAGAAGGGAAAGAGGGTCAGGGTTGTCGAAGTTGAGGGTCTTAGGGTAAAAGTTCAAGAAATTTAAACAAAAAAGGAGGATAAAAAAATGTACCTAATTATTGTCTTAGTTGTCTTAGTTGTCATGTTTCTGGCATCGGCCATCAGGATACTCAATGAGTATGAGAGGGCTGTCATCTTTCGTCTGGGGAGAATCATAGATACAAAAGGCCCCGGTCTCGTCATCCTGATCCCTATCGTAGATAAAATGGTCAGGGTAGATATGCGCACTATCACCATGGATGTCCCTTCTCAGGACGTGATCACGAAGGACAATGTGTCTATCAAAGTTAATGCCGTGCTCTACTTCCGGGTCTTAGAGGCCAATGCCGCCATCGTTGATGTGGAAAACTTCCTCTATGCGACCTCTCAGCTCGCCCAGACGACCTTAAGGAGCATCTGTGGACAGGTGGAACTGGATGAAATTTTGTCGGAACGGGAAAAGATCAATCTGAGCCTGCAGGAAATCCTGGATCGAAGCACCGATCCCTGGGGGATTAAGGTCATGCTGGTGGAAGTCAAGCATATTGACCTGCCGGAGGAGATGAAACGTGCCATGGCCAAACAGGCGGAGGCGGAGAGGGAACGGCGGGCAAAGATCATCAATGCCGAGGGTGAGTTTCAGGCCGCTCAGAAACTGATCGAGGCGGCAGCCCTGATGGAAA
Protein-coding regions in this window:
- a CDS encoding uracil-DNA glycosylase; protein product: MANAREEMRGELLKMAGSLKTFIQSFMEFGRPLSSLYLKGEGNPPSPPLKKGSEGGFSSEKSPSLTLEEVRREIGDCQRCPLCRVRTNLVFGEGNPQANLVFVGEAPGEDEDRQGRPFVGRAGQLLTKIITAMKLTREDVYICNILKCRPPGNRNPKLDEIEACEPFLIRQLEAIRPKIICALGTSAAHTLLKTDVPITVLRGKFHAYHSIKLMPTYHPAYLLRNPGAKKQVWEDVKMIMEGLA
- a CDS encoding slipin family protein — protein: MYLIIVLVVLVVMFLASAIRILNEYERAVIFRLGRIIDTKGPGLVILIPIVDKMVRVDMRTITMDVPSQDVITKDNVSIKVNAVLYFRVLEANAAIVDVENFLYATSQLAQTTLRSICGQVELDEILSEREKINLSLQEILDRSTDPWGIKVMLVEVKHIDLPEEMKRAMAKQAEAERERRAKIINAEGEFQAAQKLIEAAALMETQPMSLQLRYLQTLNQIAAENNSTTIFPIPIDLFKPFLKLMDKT
- the coaBC gene encoding bifunctional phosphopantothenoylcysteine decarboxylase/phosphopantothenate--cysteine ligase CoaBC, with product MLKGKKIVVGITGGIAAYKSAELVREFIRRGAYVRVIMTKNATEFITPLTLQTLSENPVFCDMFSPIRESEIAHISLAEYADIMVIAPATANIIGKIASGIADNLLTTTVIATKAPVLICPAMNANMYTNAIVKENIEKLASRGYLFIEPAYGELACKSEGTGRLAEVSEIVEEVESILTVKDLRGERILITAGPTREPFDPVRYMTNCSSGKMGYALAQMARRRGAEVTLISGPSSLPVPRGVKFIPISSAVEMRDAVMKNLEASNVIIKTAAVADYRPAVYSSSKIKKQDGPLAISLEKNPDIISEVGKKKGRRILVGFAMESENLIENAKVKMLEKNMDFIIANDVTKEGAGFQSDTNIVKILSRDGEIEDLPMMDKTEVADRILDRVKKMIVRSCRL
- a CDS encoding nodulation protein NfeD — encoded protein: MLSRRIGILTLIFTLMLFSVWLPSPSYGKDKAPSPVFDVITVSSAITPPVAEYILQNINEAAKGGAEGLIILLDTPGGLDLAMRDIVKGLLNAPLPVIVFVFPSGARAASAGAIITVAANVAAMAPGTNIGAAHPVGLGIGKMDKTMIKKVENDAVAYAKSIVKKRGRNEKWVERAVRKSESITAEEALKLGVIDFVAADLNQLLEQADNKEITLPAGKSILKTKGAVINDKKMGMRHRILSALSDPNIAYILLLLGLAGLYFELAHPGVIFPGVIGGISLILAFFALQTLSVNYAGVLLILLGIILFIAEVKVVSHGILTIGGIISLMIGSLMLFESPDPALRVSLKVMMPALAIISLFFAGVIALALKAQMRKRHTGKEGTVGREGRAITDVYEEGKVFIKGEYWNAFSDKLVEKGKRVRVVEVEGLRVKVQEI
- a CDS encoding M23 family metallopeptidase, with product MKKLRPFTIVLVVFVVVAAIGGGWWFFTTSCEGEKPVLKFNQDISAIGRQNVFDITFMDQKSGLRNTVITIVQDNKTTILSSIDYPQKGIKKKSLSLIIDPLSLKLHDGKATLNISAVDYSLRKNKTSFTRHVNIDLTPPQIYPLNPVNNINPGGACVILYRTSEPVSTSGVQVENHFSPGYPITLFGKSCIITYFALPIHARNGQINIRIVAKDHAGNESSSSLPCLIRDKKFRRDKMNLSESFLQQKMPEFQLLNPNLRGKTPLETFIYVNGLMRKDNDETIETICQKTSPRQLWEGTFLRMKNASPMALFGDKRTYLYEGKAVGESIHLGVDLASTKHAPVEAANHGIVAFGGFIGIYGNTILIDHGLGLFTHYAHLGTINVRKGQQVKKGEVIGYTGLSGLAGGDHLHFGVVVGGRFVNPQEWWDAHWITDNISKKMELL